The following proteins come from a genomic window of Solea solea chromosome 3, fSolSol10.1, whole genome shotgun sequence:
- the pmpcb gene encoding mitochondrial-processing peptidase subunit beta: MAASLQRFASSGRYLLQRLKTNSLIRVTAGPQRLLATEAAQRVSLNVPETKVTALQNGLRVASEDSGLSTCTVGLWIDAGSRYENERNNGTAHFLEHMAFKGTRKRSQLDLELEIENMGAHLNAYTSREQTVYYAKAFSKDLPRAVEILADIIQNSTLGEAEIERERGVILREMQEVETNLQEVVFDYLHATAYQSTALGRTILGPTENIKTINRGDLVEYITTHYKGPRIVLSAAGGVSHNELIDLAKYHFGKLPGHYQGEAPALPPCLFTGSEIRVRDDKMPLAHIAIAVEAVGWSHPDTIPLMVANTLIGNWDRSFGGGVNLSSKLAQMACQGNLCHSFQSFNTCYTDTGLWGLYMVCEPGTVNDMMHFTQMEWMSLCTSVTESEVARAKNLLKTNMLLHLDGSTPTCEDIGRQMLCYSRRIPLHELEARIDAIDATTIKDVCTKYIYNKAPAIAAVGPIEQLPDYNKIRSGMFWMRP; the protein is encoded by the exons ATGGCGGCGTCCTTACAGCGTTTCGCATCTTCTGGGAGATATCTCCTGCAAAGACTGAAAACTAATTCTTTAATTCGG GTCACAGCAGGACCACAGAGACTCTTGGCGACAGAGGCTGCTCAACGGGTCTCCCTCAATGTTCCTGAAACCAAGGTGACAGCTTTACAAAACGGGCTCCGTGTGGCTTCAGAGGATTCGGGGCTCAGCACGTGTACG GTGGGTCTCTGGATAGACGCTGGCAGTCGCTATGAGAACGAGAGAAATAATGGCACGGCACATTTCCTGGAACATATGGCGTTTAAG GGCACCAGGAAACGGTCCCAGCTGGATCTGGAGCTCGAGATTGAGAACATGGGAGCTCATCTGAATGCCTATACGTCCAGGGAGCAAACTGTGTATTACGCCAAAGCTTTCTCCAAGGATCTTCCTCGAG ctGTGGAGATTCTGGCTGACATAATCCAGAACAGCACTCTGGGTGAGGCGGAGATCGAGAGGGAGCGAGGGGTCATCCTCAGAGAGATGCAGGAAGTGGAGACCAATCTGCAGGAAGTGGTCTTTGACTACCTTCATGCCACAGCATATCAGTCCACAGCTCTGGGCAGAACCATCCTGGGTCCCACCGAGAACATCAA AACTATCAACAGAGGAGACCTGGTGGAGTACATCACCACTCACTACAAAGGGCCCAGAATAGTGCTGTCTGCTGCTGGAG GAGTTTCTCACAACGAGCTTATCGATTTGGCCAAGTATCACTTTGGAAAACTTCCCGGTCATTATCAAGGCGAAGCTCCGGCACTTCCTCCCTGCCTCTTCACAGGAAGTGAG ATCCGTGTGCGTGATGATAAGATGCCTCTGGCTCATATCGCCATCGCCGTGGAGGCAGTGGGGTGGTCTCACCCTGACACCATCCCCCTCATGGTGGCAAACACACTCATTGGAAACTGGGACCGGTCTTTTGGTGGAGGCGTG AATCTGTCCAGTAAACTGGCTCAGATGGCCTGTCAGGGAAACCTGTGCCACAGCTTCCAGTCCTTCAACACCTGCTACACAGACACTGGCTTGTGGGGTCTCTACATGGTGTGTGAGCCTGGCACCGTCAATGACATGATGCACTTCACTCAGATGGAATG GATGTCTCTCTGTACGAGTGTGACGGAGAGCGAAGTGGCTCGGGCAAAGAATCTGCTCAAGACCAACATGCTCCTGCATCTTGATG gATCTACCCCCACCTGTGAGGACATCGGCAGACAGATGTTGTGCTACAGCCGCAGGATCCCTCTGCACGAGCTGGAAGCCAGAATTGAC GCCATTGATGCGACCACGATTAAGGATGTGTGCACCAAATACATCTACAACAAGGCTCCTGCCATCGCAGCAGTTG gtcCGATTGAACAGCTGCCAGACTACAACAAGATCCGCAGTGGAATGTTCTGGATGAGACCCTGA
- the LOC131456983 gene encoding PWWP domain-containing DNA repair factor 3A-like — protein MRLGHRSAQKRGAMQSLCPICRDTKGQWWSTVERAQQAQQKRREACRLLTSVITEDQGMLQHLKNIITGNMVSPWAKKQDRVILLFEDDEQVDKVMHFLSEVLERTETDKKSADPVAFVMDVLLPEATVHALRAVHSISLDKAKEMYMRGTEFDSSEITQLGEQLQSQISSKARQKLDSFLSNYKKALECEEFLRRL, from the exons atgcgactcggacacagatctgcacaaaaaaggggagctatgcaaagcttgtgtcccatctgcagggacaccaaaggtcaatggtggagtacggtg gaaaGGGCCCAACAAGCCCAACAGAAGCGACGCGAGGCATGTCgtctgttaaccagtgtaatcacagaggatcagggcatgctgcaacaccttaaa aacatcatcacaggcaacatggtgtctccttgggccaagaaacaggacagggtcatccttctttttgaagatgatgaacaagtggacaaagtcatgcacttcttgtctgaagtactcgaacgtactgagacagacaagaagtcTGCAGATCCAGTGGCGTTTGTAATGGATGTACttttgccagag GCAACAGTACACGCCCTCAGAGCtgttcactccatctccctggacaaagccaaggagatgtacatgcgtggcacagagtttgactcaag cgagataacccagcttggggaacagcttcagagccaaATTTCCTCAAAAGCGAGGCAGAAACTGGATAGCTTCCTGAGCAATTACAAGAAAGCCTTGGAGTGTGAGGAATTCCTCAGGCGCCTGTAA
- the dnajc2 gene encoding dnaJ homolog subfamily C member 2: protein MLLEALDSDETVVFAAAAASVQVQVEPVGRWLEAYVKRRNRTTSASFQELEEEEVSSEESDDEDFQLQEHSLLRTLDPKDWKNQDHYAVLGLPHLRYKATQRQIKAAHKAIVLKHHPDKRKAAGEQIVEGDNDYFTCITKAIETLSDPVKRRAFDSVDPTFDNTVPSKNEGKEKFFEVFAPVFERNARWSSKKHVPKLGTMESSFEEVDNFYSFWYNFDSWREFSYLDEEEKEKAECRDERRWIEKQNRASRAQRKKEEMNRIRTLVDTAYSYDPRIKKFKEEEKARKESEKKAKVEAKRREQEEKDRARQAELEVARLAKEKEDEEAKQVAQQAKKEKDIQKKAIKKERQKLRTTCKNWSYFADNEADNVKMMEEVEKLCDRLELTSLQSLNEILASGSKEESKSAVEKQVQEVNAQLQREREAEIQARQAARSAEQASGGGGSGGKGWNEEDLQLLIKAVNLFPAGTNARWEVIANYMNLHSTSGMKRTAKDVINKAKNLQRLDPGQKDEINKKAYEKFKKEHSSVLPTIDNAVPSERFDASGGDGSAAPWTTEEQKLLEQALKTYPVSTPERWEKIAAAVPGRNKKDCMKRYKELVEMVKAKKAALEQVSGKSKK from the exons ATGCTGCTAGAAGCGCTGGACAGTGATGAGACGGTTGTGTTTGCAGCCGCTGCCG cCTCTGTACAAGTTCAGGTGGAGCCTGTGGGTCGATGGCTCGAGGCCTATGTGAAGAGACGGAACAGAACTACGTCTGCCTCTTTCCAGgagctggaggaagaggaggtttCATCTGAGGAGTCGGACGATGAAGATTTTCAGCTGCAGGAGCATTCGTTGCTCCGCACGCTGGACCCCAAAGACTGGAAG AATCAGGATCACTATGCTGTCCTCGGGCTCCCACATTTGAGGTACAaagccacacagagacagatcaAAGCTGCCC ACAAAGCGATTGTGTTGAAGCATCATCCTgacaaaagaaaagcagctgGTGAGCAGATTGTAGAAGGAGACAACGACTACTTCACCTGTATAACTAAAG CTATAGAAACCCTGTCGGATCCTGTGAAGAGAAGAGCCTTTGACAGCGTAGATCCAACCTTTGACAACACTGTGCCGTCAAAGAACGAAGGCAAAGAAAAGTTTTTCGAAGTGTTTGCTCCAGTTTTTGAGAGAAACGCAAGATGGTCTTCCAAAAAGCATGTTCCCAAACTTGGCACCATGGAGTCATCGTTTGAAGAGGTGGATAATTTTTACTCTTTTTG GTACAACTTTGACTCATGGAGGGAATTCTCTTACCTggatgaagaggagaaggaaaaggcTGAATG TCGAGACGAGAGGAGGTGGATTGAAAAGCAGAATCGAGCCTCCAGAGCtcagaggaagaaggaggagatgaACAGAATACGAACACTAGTTG ATACTGCCTACAGTTATGACCCTAGAATAAAGAAAttcaaagaagaggaaaaagcccGGAAGGAGTCTGAGAAGAAGGCCAAAgttgaagccaagagaagagagcaggaggagaaggaccGG GCCCGtcaggcagagctggaggtggctCGTTTGGCAAAGGAGAAGGAAGATGAGGAGGCCAAACAGGTAGCTCAGCAGGCAAAGAAAGAGAAGGATATCCAGAAGAAGGCCATCaagaaggagagacagaaacTTAGGACCACCTGCAAG AACTGGAGCTACTTTGCTGACAATGAAGCGGACAATGTGAAAatgatggaggaggtggagaagctCTGTGACAGACTAGAGCTCACCAG TCTGCAGTCTCTTAATGAAATCCTGGCCTCTGGCTCCAAAGAGGAAAGCAAGTCTGCTGTGGAGaagcag GTGCAGGAGGTGAACGCTCAgctgcagagggagagggaggctGAGATCCAGGCGCGGCAGGCGGCTCGCAGTGCCGAACAGGCCAGCGGGGGAGGAGGCAGTGGTGGAAAGGGCTGGAACGAGGAAGACCTCCAGCTTCTCATTAAAGCTGTCAACCTGTTTCCTGCTGGAACCAACGCCAG ATGGGAAGTTATCGCCAACTACATGAACCTACACTCCACTAGTGGCATGAAGAGGACAGCCAAAGATGTCATCAACAAAGCCAAGAATCTCCAACGACTTG ATCCAGGACAGAAAGATGAGATCAACAAAAAAGCCTATGAGAAATTCAAGAAGGAACACTCGTCAGTGCTACCAACCATAGACAACGCTGTGCCCTCAGAGAGGTTTGATG CTTCTGGTGGCGATGGTAGCGCTGCACCATGGACCACAGAGGAGCAGAAGCTTCTGGAACAGGCTCTGAAGACGTACCCAGTCAGCACACCCGAGCGGTGGGAGAAGATAGCTGCTGCCGTCCCAGGACGAAACAAGAAAGACTGTATGAAGAGATACAAG GAACTGGTGGAGATGGTTAAAGCAAAGAAAGCTGCCCTGGAACAAGTGTCAGGCAAGAGTAAAAAATGA